One genomic region from Amycolatopsis sp. FBCC-B4732 encodes:
- a CDS encoding sodium:solute symporter — MRGVDLAIIVVYLAAMPLIGVLVGRKQRSAADYFVGERSLPWGAVMLSVVATETSTLTVISTPGLVFGNAFLFLQLAFGYIIGRTVAAFVLLPRYFRGNLVSAYAFLGKRFGSGLQGTASVTFVITRLLAEGVRLFAGAIPIKVILGHYDIHLDYWVIVVILTALTLIYAYIGGIKAVVWVDVIQLTLYLGGAAVAAIVLLNKLPGDWMTQASDDGKFMLVDFTKNLLTSPYAFITAVLGGAALSMASHGADQLIAQRLMATRSLRDGQKALIGSGIIVTIQFALFLLVGAMLWVFNGRKSVAQLGLQSPDDVFSRFIIDDLPAGVSGLLIAGVLASTMGALASALNALSTSTVADLYQRFTKRAPEDSKLLKHGRMWTLIWAVVFAVFASLFSTTKNSVIELGLAITGYTYGALLGSFLLGLLIKKARQVDAIIAFVATVVVMAFVILGVKFSAKTGGLIGIDFSKAAGDRVALAYPWYTLLGVVITLVVGGLLSLRHRTPDPKAAEAEAVGESEEVTAA, encoded by the coding sequence ATGCGTGGTGTTGACCTCGCGATCATCGTGGTCTACCTGGCGGCGATGCCGCTGATAGGCGTGCTCGTCGGCCGGAAGCAACGGTCGGCGGCCGACTACTTCGTCGGTGAGCGCAGCCTGCCGTGGGGTGCGGTGATGCTGTCCGTGGTGGCCACGGAGACCTCGACGCTGACCGTGATCAGCACGCCGGGCCTCGTCTTCGGCAACGCGTTCCTGTTCCTGCAGCTGGCCTTCGGCTACATCATCGGCCGGACGGTCGCCGCGTTCGTGCTGCTGCCGCGGTACTTCCGCGGCAACCTCGTGAGCGCGTACGCGTTCCTCGGGAAGCGGTTCGGCTCGGGGCTGCAGGGCACGGCGTCGGTGACGTTCGTGATCACCCGGCTGCTCGCCGAGGGCGTCCGCCTGTTCGCCGGCGCGATCCCGATCAAGGTCATCCTCGGGCACTACGACATCCATCTCGACTACTGGGTGATCGTCGTCATCCTGACCGCGCTGACGCTGATCTACGCCTACATCGGCGGGATCAAGGCGGTCGTCTGGGTCGACGTCATCCAGCTGACCCTCTACCTCGGCGGCGCCGCGGTGGCCGCGATCGTGCTGCTAAACAAGCTGCCCGGCGACTGGATGACCCAGGCGTCCGACGACGGCAAGTTCATGCTCGTCGACTTCACGAAGAACCTGCTGACCAGCCCGTACGCGTTCATCACGGCGGTGCTCGGCGGCGCGGCGCTGTCGATGGCCTCGCACGGCGCGGACCAGCTGATCGCGCAGCGGCTGATGGCCACGCGCAGCCTGCGCGACGGCCAGAAGGCGCTGATCGGCAGCGGCATCATCGTCACCATCCAGTTCGCACTGTTCCTGCTGGTCGGGGCGATGCTGTGGGTGTTCAACGGGCGCAAGTCGGTCGCGCAGCTCGGCCTGCAGAGCCCGGACGACGTGTTCTCGCGTTTCATCATCGACGACCTGCCGGCCGGCGTCTCGGGTCTGCTCATCGCGGGCGTGCTCGCCTCGACCATGGGAGCGCTGGCTTCGGCGCTCAACGCGCTTTCGACGTCCACTGTGGCCGATCTCTACCAGCGGTTCACCAAGCGCGCGCCGGAAGATTCGAAGCTGCTCAAGCACGGTCGCATGTGGACACTCATCTGGGCGGTCGTGTTCGCGGTGTTCGCGTCGCTGTTCTCCACCACGAAGAACTCGGTCATCGAGCTGGGTCTCGCGATCACCGGGTACACCTACGGCGCGCTGCTCGGGTCGTTCCTGCTCGGCCTGCTGATCAAGAAGGCGCGGCAGGTGGACGCGATCATCGCGTTCGTCGCCACGGTCGTCGTGATGGCGTTCGTCATCCTCGGGGTGAAGTTCAGCGCGAAGACCGGTGGTCTGATCGGGATCGACTTCTCGAAGGCGGCCGGGGATCGCGTGGCCTTGGCGTATCCGTGGTACACGCTGCTGGGCGTGGTGATCACACTGGTCGTGGGCGGGTTGCTGTCGCTGCGGCACCGGACGCCGGACCCGAAGGCGGCCGAAGCCGAGGCCGTGGGCGAGAGCGAAGAGGTCACCGCCGCCTGA
- a CDS encoding DUF3455 domain-containing protein — translation MKRMTVALAIGGLLLGGAATASATPAAPRVPDAIKVPAGNKALAAYPAEGVQIYGCTAGAWTLIQPAAVLSKHGKPVALHSKGPVWTSIVDGSTVGAAAVANAPRDGAIPELLLKANLNTGDGVFGKVTYIQRLNTRGGVAPAGACTDGAQTAVRYSADYAFWVAG, via the coding sequence ATGAAGCGGATGACGGTGGCGCTCGCGATCGGCGGCCTGCTCCTCGGCGGCGCGGCGACGGCCTCGGCCACCCCGGCGGCCCCGCGCGTGCCGGACGCGATCAAGGTCCCGGCGGGCAACAAGGCCCTGGCCGCGTACCCGGCCGAGGGCGTGCAGATCTACGGCTGCACCGCCGGCGCGTGGACGCTGATCCAGCCCGCGGCGGTGCTGTCGAAGCACGGCAAGCCGGTGGCGCTGCACAGCAAGGGCCCGGTCTGGACGTCCATCGTGGACGGCAGCACGGTCGGCGCGGCGGCGGTGGCCAACGCCCCGCGCGACGGCGCGATCCCGGAACTGCTGCTCAAGGCGAACCTGAACACCGGCGACGGCGTCTTCGGCAAGGTGACGTACATCCAGCGCCTCAACACCCGCGGCGGCGTGGCTCCGGCGGGAGCGTGCACCGACGGCGCCCAGACGGCGGTCCGCTACTCGGCCGACTACGCCTTCTGGGTCGCCGGCTGA
- the smc gene encoding chromosome segregation protein SMC has product MHLKSLTLKGFKSFASATTLRFEPGITCVVGPNGSGKSNVLDALRWVMGTQGAKDLRGGKMEDVIFAGTAGRAPLGRAEVTLTIDNADGALPIEYSEVSITRRMFRDGASEYEINGDRCRLMDVQELLSDSGIGREMHVIVGQGQLSAILESKPEERRAFIEEAAGVLKHRKRKEQTLRKLANMQGNLDRLGDLTTELRRQLKPLGKQAEIARKAQSVQSELRDSRLRLLADDLVTQRDAIAREEADEKTARQRRGEVEQHLELVSAEEAELESSLAEDAPLLQTAQETWYKLSALAERLRGTVRLAIERQRHLSADVTTSTGGRDPEELLEEAERVAEQEEELNEAVMEARELLAETVLRREDLEQRVQAAERAHWAAVRAIADRREGMAKLTGQVEALRSKNGATSDEIDRLSVSLEEAAERAEIAVEELEMAKAEGGVEESDDAGLMDRHDRAVEANNAAKARVEELVKAERAAEREIASEKARVEALSMGLRRKDGAGALLGASHELPGLLGSVAALLTVEPGYEVALAAALGPVADAVAVTGGEDALRALKYLKDTDSGRAGILLGGPESTVDTYSWPSLPEGARWAREVVTAPAQLRPAVEQALEKLALVRDLDAARHLVAVHPEVRAVTAEGDVFGARWAIGGSGKRESVIEVQAAVDEAAERLRLAERSLERYAAELEGARAEQQARREEVSQAKDALGEAKVRKARSSERLNRMQQAARQAQAEVERFSGQRAKVEQSRVQALAQLAELEERLAAVAEQPVEDDPDTAERDAAVEELAVVRQQEMEARLAQRTAEERARSIAGKAEGLRRAAHAEQQARERAERAAAARKRGAEIANAVVNGGEIALDRIEHSVQRAATERDEVQARRQTREQALTGVRAKVRELTGELEKLTDAVHRDEVLRAEQRLRLETLEAKIAEDFGIGLTDLVQEYGPDVPVPPSAGEMAEYEAAKDRGEDVTPPPPMPYDRDTQARRAKRAEKDLSLLGKVNPLALEEFAALEERYKFLSTQLEDLKDTRKDLEAVIKQVDEKILEVFAGAYADVAREFETVFSVLFPGGEGRMVLTQPDDLLSTGVDVEARPPGKKVKRLSLLSGGEKSLVAVGMLVAIFRARPSPFYVMDEVEAALDDTNMRRLIGLLEQLRDSSQLIIITHQKPTMEIADALYGVSMQGDGITKVISQRLRTADDEPVAVG; this is encoded by the coding sequence GTGCACCTGAAAAGCTTGACGCTGAAGGGCTTCAAGTCCTTCGCCTCGGCCACCACGCTGCGCTTCGAGCCCGGGATCACCTGCGTGGTCGGGCCGAACGGCTCCGGCAAGTCGAACGTGCTGGACGCGCTGCGCTGGGTCATGGGCACCCAGGGCGCCAAGGACCTGCGCGGCGGCAAGATGGAGGACGTCATCTTCGCCGGCACCGCGGGCCGCGCCCCGCTCGGCCGCGCCGAGGTCACCCTCACCATCGACAACGCCGACGGCGCGCTCCCCATCGAGTACTCCGAGGTGTCGATCACCCGCCGGATGTTCCGCGACGGCGCGAGCGAGTACGAGATCAACGGCGACCGCTGCCGCCTGATGGACGTCCAGGAACTGCTCTCGGACTCCGGCATCGGCCGCGAGATGCACGTCATCGTCGGGCAGGGCCAGCTCTCGGCGATCCTCGAGTCCAAGCCCGAAGAGCGCCGCGCCTTCATCGAAGAGGCCGCCGGCGTCCTCAAGCACCGCAAGCGCAAGGAACAGACCCTGCGCAAGCTGGCCAACATGCAGGGCAACCTCGACCGCCTCGGCGACCTCACCACCGAGCTGCGCCGCCAGCTCAAGCCGCTGGGCAAGCAGGCCGAGATCGCCCGCAAGGCCCAGTCCGTCCAGTCCGAGCTGCGCGACTCCCGCCTGCGCCTGCTCGCCGACGACCTGGTCACCCAGCGGGACGCGATCGCGCGCGAAGAAGCCGACGAGAAGACCGCCCGCCAGCGCCGCGGGGAGGTCGAGCAGCACCTGGAGCTCGTCTCCGCCGAGGAAGCCGAGCTGGAGTCGTCGCTCGCCGAGGACGCGCCGCTCCTGCAGACCGCGCAGGAGACTTGGTACAAGCTGTCCGCGCTGGCCGAGCGCCTGCGCGGCACCGTCCGCCTCGCGATCGAGCGGCAGCGGCACCTCTCCGCCGACGTCACGACGTCGACCGGCGGCCGCGACCCCGAAGAGCTCCTCGAAGAGGCCGAGCGGGTCGCCGAGCAGGAAGAGGAGCTCAACGAGGCCGTCATGGAGGCCCGGGAGCTGCTCGCCGAGACCGTGCTGCGCCGCGAAGACCTCGAACAGCGCGTCCAGGCCGCCGAGCGCGCGCACTGGGCGGCGGTCCGCGCCATCGCCGACCGCCGCGAGGGCATGGCCAAGCTGACCGGCCAGGTCGAGGCGCTGCGCAGCAAGAACGGCGCCACCTCCGACGAGATCGACCGGCTCAGCGTGTCCCTCGAAGAGGCCGCCGAGCGCGCCGAGATCGCCGTCGAAGAACTCGAGATGGCCAAGGCCGAGGGCGGCGTCGAGGAGTCCGACGACGCCGGCCTGATGGACCGCCACGACCGCGCGGTCGAAGCCAACAACGCGGCCAAGGCGCGCGTCGAAGAGCTGGTGAAGGCCGAACGCGCGGCCGAGCGCGAGATCGCGTCGGAGAAGGCGCGCGTCGAGGCGCTGTCGATGGGCCTGCGGCGCAAGGACGGCGCGGGCGCGCTGCTCGGCGCGTCCCACGAGCTGCCGGGCCTGCTCGGCTCGGTCGCCGCGCTGCTCACCGTCGAGCCCGGGTACGAGGTCGCGCTGGCCGCGGCGCTCGGCCCGGTGGCCGACGCGGTCGCCGTCACCGGCGGCGAAGACGCCCTGCGCGCGCTGAAGTACTTGAAGGACACCGATTCCGGCCGCGCGGGTATCCTGCTCGGCGGTCCGGAGTCCACTGTGGACACCTACTCGTGGCCGTCGCTGCCGGAAGGCGCGCGCTGGGCGCGTGAGGTCGTCACGGCGCCCGCGCAGCTGCGGCCCGCCGTCGAGCAGGCCCTCGAGAAGCTGGCGCTGGTCCGCGACCTCGACGCGGCCCGGCACCTGGTCGCGGTGCACCCGGAGGTCCGCGCGGTCACCGCCGAGGGCGACGTCTTCGGCGCCCGCTGGGCGATCGGCGGCTCCGGCAAGCGCGAGAGCGTGATCGAGGTCCAGGCCGCCGTCGACGAAGCGGCCGAGCGGCTCCGCCTGGCCGAGCGCTCGCTGGAGCGCTACGCGGCCGAGCTGGAAGGCGCCCGCGCCGAGCAGCAGGCGCGCCGCGAAGAGGTCTCGCAGGCCAAGGACGCGCTCGGCGAGGCCAAGGTCCGTAAGGCGCGCTCGTCGGAGCGGCTCAACCGGATGCAGCAGGCCGCCCGCCAGGCGCAGGCCGAGGTCGAGCGGTTCTCCGGGCAGCGCGCGAAGGTCGAGCAGAGCCGCGTCCAGGCGCTGGCCCAGCTCGCCGAGCTGGAGGAACGCCTCGCCGCCGTCGCCGAGCAGCCGGTCGAGGACGACCCGGACACCGCCGAGCGCGACGCCGCCGTCGAGGAGCTGGCCGTCGTCCGGCAGCAGGAGATGGAAGCGCGGCTCGCGCAGCGCACCGCCGAGGAGCGGGCGCGCAGCATCGCGGGCAAGGCCGAAGGGCTCCGCCGCGCCGCGCACGCCGAGCAGCAGGCCCGCGAACGCGCCGAGCGCGCCGCCGCCGCCCGCAAGCGTGGCGCCGAGATCGCGAACGCCGTGGTCAACGGCGGCGAGATCGCCCTCGACCGCATCGAGCACTCCGTCCAGCGCGCGGCCACCGAACGCGACGAGGTCCAGGCCCGCCGCCAGACCCGCGAGCAGGCGCTGACCGGCGTCCGCGCCAAGGTCCGCGAGCTGACCGGCGAGCTGGAGAAGCTGACCGACGCCGTGCACCGCGACGAGGTCCTGCGCGCCGAGCAGCGGCTGCGCCTGGAGACCCTGGAAGCGAAGATCGCCGAGGACTTCGGCATCGGCCTCACGGATCTGGTGCAGGAGTACGGCCCGGACGTCCCGGTCCCGCCGAGCGCGGGCGAGATGGCCGAGTACGAAGCGGCCAAGGACCGCGGCGAGGACGTCACCCCGCCGCCGCCGATGCCCTACGACCGCGACACCCAGGCCCGCCGCGCCAAGCGCGCCGAGAAGGACCTGTCGTTGCTGGGCAAGGTGAATCCGCTCGCGCTCGAGGAGTTCGCGGCGCTGGAGGAGCGGTACAAGTTCCTCTCCACGCAGCTGGAAGACCTCAAGGACACCCGCAAGGACCTCGAAGCCGTCATCAAGCAGGTCGACGAGAAGATCCTCGAGGTCTTCGCCGGCGCGTACGCCGACGTGGCCCGCGAGTTCGAAACAGTCTTCAGCGTGCTGTTCCCCGGCGGCGAGGGCCGGATGGTCCTCACCCAGCCGGACGACCTGCTCAGCACCGGCGTCGACGTCGAAGCCCGCCCTCCGGGCAAGAAGGTCAAGCGGCTGTCGCTGCTCTCCGGTGGCGAGAAGTCGCTGGTCGCGGTGGGCATGCTGGTCGCGATCTTCCGCGCCCGCCCCTCACCCTTCTACGTGATGGACGAGGTCGAGGCGGCGCTCGACGACACCAACATGCGCCGCCTGATCGGCCTGCTGGAGCAGCTGCGCGACTCGTCCCAGCTGATCATCATCACCCACCAGAAGCCGACGATGGAGATCGCCGACGCGCTCTACGGCGTGAGCATGCAGGGCGACGGCATCACGAAGGTGATCTCGCAGCGCCTGCGCACGGCCGACGACGAACCGGTCGCGGTCGGCTGA
- a CDS encoding acylphosphatase, whose protein sequence is MSEEETNTRVTAWVRGRVQGVGFRWWTRSRALELGLVGSASNLADGRVEVIAEGSRDHCARLLAALRSGESPGSVEHVAERWSDPKGGLSGFAER, encoded by the coding sequence GTGAGTGAGGAAGAAACGAACACCCGGGTGACGGCGTGGGTGCGCGGCCGGGTCCAAGGGGTCGGTTTCCGCTGGTGGACGCGCAGCCGTGCGCTCGAACTGGGTCTGGTCGGGAGCGCGAGCAACCTCGCCGACGGGCGTGTCGAGGTCATAGCGGAGGGTAGCCGGGACCACTGTGCGCGGCTGCTGGCCGCGCTGCGGTCGGGAGAATCACCCGGAAGTGTGGAGCACGTCGCCGAGCGCTGGTCCGACCCGAAAGGGGGACTCAGCGGCTTCGCCGAGCGGTGA